From Rhododendron vialii isolate Sample 1 chromosome 7a, ASM3025357v1:
TCTGGGAAACAAATGGTGCTCCAGCTGAAACTGAAGCCCACCATGGAACCAATCCATCCACGAGGAGCAAGATATGTCGATCGTCCCAGCCGTCTGTTTCTCGAACCAATTGTTCCCCTTAGGCGGCCCAACGTAAGTATCCGCCGAGAAATGATTCAAACAGAACTGAATGTGCTGGATTGAGGTGACCACGAAACTGACCAGCACGAATAGGATCCTCTCAGTCCAATTGGGCAGGCATGAAACCAAGAGAGGAAACCAAGTCCAGAACACAAGTATCCCCAATATGTTGAAAGCCCTGTTGGGCACCTTTCTGTTTGAGAACAACAACAAGAACGTCTGTACAAACAGGTTGATCCTTCCAACACACATCACGGGGTAAAACGTGTAGTGCTGGTAACTCACACACAACTTAGCCATCGTATCAAATGACAATTCTCTTCCGTAGAAGACGGATGTTATCGATTTGAACAAGCTCGTCGAGACTGCGAAAAAGGGCAGGTGTTGTAAATCAGGGTCATAATCAAGGCTGTTGCAGGCaatatggtgggcattatgtGTCCATTTCCACCAAGCAATGCTGATCCCAGTCAAGCAATTCCCAGTCAGAATCTGAGCCATTTGATTGAAACCCTTGCTTGTCATCATGTTATAATGACCAGAATCATGACCTAAATAAGCCACCTGAACCCAAGCAAATCCCAACAAAGCCCCTGCACCCATATGAACGAAAAAGCTATTGCTACCCAGAACCCCATAGACGGCCCCAACAAACAGCAACGTGACAAACAAGAGGGATTTAACCACGGTGTGCTCTTTCTTTTCGAACAAACCCAATTTGGAAAACTCCGAGGCGAGTTTCCTGTAGTCCTTGGACACTTCGGAAACGACGAAGTCCTTGAGGTAATACCCTGTGAAGAACTGATCGAGGTGTGCCCAAGCGGTACCTGGATGGAAAGCGATGAATGCGTCGGTGGCGTCTTGTCCGGCCAGATTCAGGAGCGGTATGTCCCCGCCCGGGTGCGTCTTGGCCCATTCCGTGACGTTGTAAACCTTGCCCTGGATAGAGATCCACAAATCACCCGGCTTGTTGTGCTGCTTCAACTCCTCTTGCGTTACGTACTTCTTTTCCATCCCCATTGCAAGATTACACGCACACAACGAAAATATGTATAACTACGTGCGACAGAATCTTATGTAAATGGATacccaaaacaaaacccaaatgggGTGTTGAGACTCAAAACAACCCCGAGAAGGGGATGTTTTGTTATGATTTGGTTCGGTTTTGCTATCTGTCGGCAATGTgttatcctctctctccttgGTGCGTGTTTGAGATTGTGGGTGTAGTTTTCAGATCTatgtagagagagggagaagagagagagagatagagaggcgAAAGGGATATATAGTAGAGGTATGTGTGTAGGAGCGGGTTGCACGGTAGCGGGGCCCACAGGAGTCGGTCGTTTATTGATGGCTTAGACGCGTTCGGAGACCCACGCGCTTGACTTGTTTTCTAAACCTAGTTAAGATACGCTTGAAAACTTGAAATAGCGGTTACAAAAATTTGTTTAGATATGGAGTTTGTATCAGGTGTGGTCGTTTGTTTACGAGAGTCGGGGTGTCCGGGCCGTCCACACTCACCTGCTCCGGTGAGTGGGGTGGTGGCCTAGCCCAGTGGTAAACGCCCCACGCTCACCTCGGACGCTCACCTCGGGATCCATTCCCAGCCCTTTCGGCCTCGCCCTTTATTCATCCAGTGCAAAGCACCATCTTTCGTTCCCTTTTTATACTCAAGTTATTTTAGTGTCTAACTTATTACTTTTGCGACTGCTTAAAAGTGAAGAGGTTATGGTATCTCATATTTGCATCATATAGTATATCTGATATTTGGACTAAATGAGACAGTCTCATATTGCGACCGTTCATTTGCTGCAATGAATGAGTTAGATTTATTCCATTACAGTAAATAAATGGTCGCAACTTGAACTGTCTCATCCAGTCCAAATGTTATTATGTTAGAAAAGCGTAATAAGTATGCTACTTGGAAAATTGGACTTATCGTCATGGATCAGTTACCCACCTTTTTAGTGAGCTTCTGTGGAGGTTCCTTTAGACAAGAGTACCCTCGAATGGTTTCAGATCAACAGCTGTTGGAAGCTCTGTCGGTCTATTGCATAGTTACAATGAGGGTGTGCAGGAGGATAGAATTATTGATCTTTTTTTATGTCATTAATAAAACCATTTTTTCGTTGCTAAGATATTTTGGGGCAGGTAGGATTGGAGTATTTCATGACTTATATGGCGAAGGCTGTAAAGTCAGATGTGGCTTGTGAAGCGGAACATGCGTGGAGACCGGTGCAAGTGCAATGCCAGTAACCCACCACCAGGCATCTATTCTAGAACTTTCcagctctcctttttttttttttttggctttaattaacacaaaatttttgtttggttatttcTTTTAGGGGCATTTTCCGAAATGaataaattttgagaaaaaatttactgcaatcaagttgttaggtgtttttattagtaaataagttgttgagaattattttcggtagtgaataaattgtatATGGATTGCGAAAGAAGAAATTGTTCACAAGTTGTTAATTAGTTAGTGTGAACAAGATAATAAAATAGATTACGTTTTTTCACCCAAAACTTAATAGAAACACCCTCACGTCTCAAATTGCTCCGTCTCTATGGCTAATAGTACAATTTGCACAGAAAAAAAtgatgtatttttttcttcccaaAATAAGATCTGTTTTGAGCTTTAATTATGCTTCCAACCATGAGAGTTTCCTTCAAAAAATGGGGATTGTTTTAATCCATTGAAGGACAACTGCGTGTGaggtttcaaaaattaattgcaaataaatcaatttcctttcctAAGAGTTAACCTTGAAGTGATAATtcacaaaactaaaaagaaaagactAGTCGCATGCCAATACACCGCCTAATAATAAAATGGGCTACTGAAGTGGTCCAAAAACTTAACAAATCTAAATGCAACGGGTGGTATCCTACCCAGCTCGTTTGGTGAGGGTTCAGCCCTCGTCCCCTTGGCCTCCGGACCGGAGAAGCGTGctgtattattttaaaattattaagtgtatcaaaaaaatagtgaattttatttaatatttcGGATTTATtcgtttcaagataataatgtttagatgagacacttaatgatatctgatCTAGTTGATTTTTGATACGCTTGTTCAGCACGACGacctctacgaagtgaacgatTTCGATAATCAGAGCAAGACCGCTGCAACGGCAATTTACCGTGCACAGTCCCTGGCCTCCCCCCCTCTCCACTTGGTCAACTTAGATTAGGAATTTCCATGTTGAAAAAGCTTACTTCCGTATGTCAAAGATTCGTACCCATGGTTTATTATACTCCATCAAA
This genomic window contains:
- the LOC131334622 gene encoding delta(8)-fatty-acid desaturase-like, with the translated sequence MGMEKKYVTQEELKQHNKPGDLWISIQGKVYNVTEWAKTHPGGDIPLLNLAGQDATDAFIAFHPGTAWAHLDQFFTGYYLKDFVVSEVSKDYRKLASEFSKLGLFEKKEHTVVKSLLFVTLLFVGAVYGVLGSNSFFVHMGAGALLGFAWVQVAYLGHDSGHYNMMTSKGFNQMAQILTGNCLTGISIAWWKWTHNAHHIACNSLDYDPDLQHLPFFAVSTSLFKSITSVFYGRELSFDTMAKLCVSYQHYTFYPVMCVGRINLFVQTFLLLFSNRKVPNRAFNILGILVFWTWFPLLVSCLPNWTERILFVLVSFVVTSIQHIQFCLNHFSADTYVGPPKGNNWFEKQTAGTIDISCSSWMDWFHGGLQFQLEHHLFPRLPRCHLRRISPLVKDLCKKHDLPYRSFSFYDANVRTIKTLREAAVQARGLIWEAVNTHG